The genomic segment taaaaaaaaaaaacaaccaaaccaccCAGCAAGCAGAAGGTAAATGCTTTCAGCACATTCACACTGCATGGAGACAGGATTTCATGCCCTGCTGGGACGGGGTTCATGTGCTTTTCCCAAGAGACCAAGTACAGTTttgtctgcctgtctgtctATCTGCCTTTTTCGATCCAGCCTCACGTCTCTGTTGGTGCCTGATGCGTAGGTGCAGAGCTATGTGTGCGCAGAACCCTCAGGACGCACGTGCACCCAAACAGACCCAGGGGGTCCTTCGTTGCCTTTATGCTCATGTGCATCAGTACCCAGGCACTGCAAGAGGGTGTGAGAACTATGGTTTGCAAGTGGCGAGTGTGCATGTGGCTAATAAAGCTAGCAgtgaaagcagagggagaaagatGCTCCTTTGTGTGTCCCAAAACTGGCTGGTCTGGCAGGTAAATGGATTGGGTTTTACAGACCTTTGGTTTCCATTCTGACTGTCCTCTACGACTGCCGTCAGCTCAGGCCCTTGAGGAGCACGAGAAAGGAAAAGTCATGAAACTACAAAAGTATTTATTGGTGGTTAGGTAGGGGCGTCCTGCAGGGCAGAGAACCTCCGTAGTTTCCCTGGCCCTTCTCACCTACCAATTTGAGCTGTCGCACTGGAAGGTGAAACTTGAACCCCAGTGTCGATGTTTGTACCAGGCTGAACTTGTACCTGTTCTAATTTTACTGCAATAGCCCTGAAAACAGTTCTCAGCCTCTGTTATCCTGCCTAATGTATTCAAATATTTagtcttctttcttatttacaAAAAAGTGGGAATCAACTGGTGTAAATAATGCATATATGAATGAAAACGTTGTAGATGTGCAAATTAGTGATGATGTGCTAGCAgtgctgttattttatttcttggatGCAACTGCATTCTATGTAAATCCCAGGTGATGCTTCTAGAGAGTTAATTGCTAAGCAAAAACATTCAGCCTCACAAATAGAATTAAAGCATTGGAGTAAAATGTGAGAAGACTACAGCAGACAAAGAACAGGAAAACCTGTCATGGACCTGCACGCTGGGAAGCAAAAATGTCATCACTGCGAAAAATTAAGTTCAATTAGCTTTCTGAACTCATTGCCACAACTGAGTTAGTTAAAAGCTTAGTAAGATTGCTGTCTGTGTTAGAACTTTGTGTGTATAATGTGAACATCCACCATTATGACCAGAAAATATACTGAACTGTTTTTCGGTCTAAGCATGGTCCTACATGCTTCAGGATATTACCCAGTCGACCGAAGGGGTAAGGTAAAAAGCTCCTTCCATAGCCATTTCTTCTCCTAAAGCAGCCAACACTGAGTGGGCACGAGTCACAGTGTCACAGGCACTGCTGTTCAGAGCTGACAAGGCGCTCTAAAGATAGCGATAAAATAATCAGCACCATTCCTTTGGCCGCTGGGTAACCGGTCCTTTTAAACCTCTAGGTCCCAAGGTATTAGTTGTAATAGATCTACATTGCTATTTTGATTGCTTTGAAAGCTCTCTTTCCCCTTAtgagaaagcagcagccttTGCCATTGCCGTTCCTGCTCCTGCATGCTGACGGTGTTTCCCAACACACACGCTTTCCACGTGAGCTGGCTTCGGGGCAAACCTCTCCAAAGCATTTATGTGCACTGAGAGTCTTAAGTTTCCCTGAACCCAGCAGAGCTTATGCTGAAATCCAGAGTTACAGTGTCAGACTGCATTTGAAAACGATACAAGTTCCCTGCCACGGACTAAATTTAGGTGTTTGAATGCTGTAAAATATATGACCCTCAAACATCCTTATGAAAAAACTTAGGTGCCTATGAACGCTTGACCTCAttgtcccttccagcctctcaGTGAGGAGCTGGGCTCCTAACGGGGTTTGCGCAGGGCATTTGAGGGGCTGTGCACTGCTCTGAGGACACATCGGTGTGTGACAGTGGTACAGAATAAAAGCTTGACATGACACGCGGCGCGGACAGGTGCATCAGTGCAggcaacatagaatcataggctgatttgggttggaagggaacttaaagcctaacgtctaatgtaaatcttcccccttccaatttaaagccattccccctcatcctatcactacctGCTGTTGTAAGAAGTttctccccaactttcttgtagtcccccttcaggtactggaaggccactctaAAGTCTCCCCACACATGACCCACTGCAGCCACGTAACCCCTGAGCAGAGACTGCTGGAGTCCTGTCCTGGGTCACACATCTGTGGGCACAGCACTGGACTTCTCTCtgttcaaacacacacactttgAGGCCATTTGGGCTCTGACTGTTGAGCAGGAGATAATCAGCCCTTCACCCAGCGGTCTTCTTGGATTCCCAGTGTGAATACATACTGGGGGGGGACCGGGGCTAGTCTCGTTATTGGTGCTTCTACCTTTGATTGTTGCCCTGTGGTGgaaagcttctcatcaatgagcacaGACATTCAGGGCTTGTCCAGCAGCCATTTAACTTAATTTAGAAGCTGTCCTGAGAATGTTTTTCTCAAGGATGAAAGCGTTAACTTGCACTGCTTCAACTGCAGGTGAAATATGATAGAATACATCTAAATCTATGAACCATATtaatcacattttcaaaagcatagCTCAGAATTCCTTGATATCtctatgtttttcatttaaagttaaaaatccCTTTCAGGCTTCGCACATCAATCTGCAAAACTCTGCCTGACCGTAATGGAGAGAAGATTTCaactcccttccctctctctcccctcaaTTTAAATTGCTGACACTGGCAATTTCACACACTGCAAGGAGGAGCAGGACAGCTCACCCAAGAGGTCTCTCATCTGCTCAATGCCCATATTCATTTGAACAAAGATTTTGCTGATAATGTCCGTATATGTTAGTAGGTGAAACCTGCAACCAGCCCAGGCAGGTGATGCTGTCAAGGCAAATTGAACCTACCTGCACTTATAGACATGCTCCTGAAACAGCTTCATTTTGCTGGAAGGACTATGGGAGAGAGAGTTGGCTGGCGTCCTTTCAagccctttctcctctccaatgatgagctgtgctgcactgggaggggctggtGCCAGGGCACTGCCCGGTGTGTTTGGTAGCCCATTGCTTGGAGACCTCTTGCCAGCCCAGCCAGACTTCATGTTGGAAGGCCCAGGTGCTGGTGACGCAGTGGAGTAGCGCCGCACGGTCATGGTGGTATCTGAGTAGCAAGGACAAAAACAGGGCTAGGAGCAATAATAATGATAAGAACTCAGCTATCCTCAGtatatttttaatcactttCCTTTGGTTCAAACCAGTTTTGTACGTGGGAAGgctgaaaagcagaggaggCCGAGCAGCCCCTTTGGATCCCACTCTTTCCCCTAGAAGGCAgctagagaagaaaagccacaaGGTTAGAGAGCACTCTACACGTCTTTCATGCTTGCCAAAAGACTAATCAGCTATTCCTAAGCTGATGACATCCATAGCCAGCAGCAGTCCCAGTTTAAGAGGCCCTCAGGTTAATAACCTGACCCTTTGGCTCAGTGGGCTTGGCAGTAAGTGTTATTCAATTACAGCACTCACATAGCTTCACATAAATCCACTAGTACAGTTCAGCCCCTTATTGTAATCATTTTCATAGACTTCTCTCTGTCAGAACTTATGGGGACATTTTTCCACAGCCTGGACTTCCTCCAGGAAGCTGGCTTGGAGCTGAAGCTAGGTCAGCTCCAGGACCCGTGGAGAACATGGGCTGTAACAGCAGCTGCAACTTATAACATGCACCATACTAATGCCAAGAACTCGTTTAGAGAAGCAGTTTTCCAGCAGACTGGATGTGACAGACACCAGACAAGGAGGCAACAGCCTGACCCTGCCAATAACCACATCCAGTTCTAGACAACTACTTCTCACCAGACAACATTTTATTCCAATTCTTGCTTCACTAAAAAACCCAGAAGTCCTGACCAGACTTCTGTAACTGAGAACTATTTCCATTGATCAATGGAAATATATTCTATtgataaatggaaatatttccctTTGATAAAATTGTGATGAGAGCACATCATATTCCTCTGTGTTTGCCCTACTTTCCCTCAACAAAAACTAACTGCATTATCTGCAAAAAGAAACTGCTCACCTGGTGTAATTTATGCAACCTGTCACTATTTGTTAGTTTGTAGagtttttctcatcttttgcTAAGGCAAGAGAGGTTATGGCACGATTATAACTGTTGGTCCTTCTCTGTCTGGAGCAGTCAGGGGGCATGCACGGGCAAGATAGTCCATGCCCATAAAACTCAAAGCAGTAAGTCAAAATCTGCTTTAGCAAAGACAAACTGAACTCTTCTGcttaagcagcagcaaaacactCCACTAAGCTCAGCCTGGGGGATGCTCGTAACCCctaaaaaggaaacagagtGAGACACCCCATAAGGTGGTTTTGGGTGTGGCACCTGAAGGAGGCCAGAGCACTTCCATCAAGTTAACTAGGCAGACAGCTAGTGGCTCATCCCCCACCCCCTGCAGACGTGTAACAGCTGGGTTGGCAGATCCTGCGCAGGCAGCACACACGGGTGCCATAGGCAGCCCTAGTTCTTTGGTACCTGTCTGGTTTTTtggtgcaggagcaggactgGTCATGATGCTTCTATGCAGGAGTGCTGGAGAGTCAGCTGGTCCTTCCCCACCATTGGCAAGGCTCCTCATGTCGTTGTTCCCACCTTCTCTTGCTGCGTCTCTCGCTGATGGCACAACTCTCTGCCCACAGATCTGCAGCTCTCCTCTCAGGGCTCTgttctctctctccagcttaTTGATTTGGGAACGCATCTTGTGGATGACCTGGAGGAGGTGTATGTTTCCCTCCATGGTCCCACAAGGAGCAGCAGGGCTTCTTGCTCCCCCACCAAAgaagcagccctgtggagaagctCCTAAGCTGCCAGAAGGCAGATCCTGCCCTTAAAAGCCTCCGGACAAAAGGGAGTCCCTCCCCACATGCCGGGCTTGGGCAAGCTCCCACCACCAAGAGGGCTGGACCAAGCTGTTAAATTACTAAGAGAGGCCCCATGATTTATTCATTCAGGATCTCAtttttcagagcagagctgacCTCTTACACACTGCACAAATCAGTGTCAACACAATATTGCTGCATCATCAGAAAACTCTCCCACCCCCTCGCTTGCCTTGGGCTTTGGCTTTCTCCAAAAGGACTGAGGAGGAGAATCCGTTTCCTTCAGTTTACCTGAAAAGGCCAATGATTGTCTCTGTTGCAGTGAGGGAGGGGTTGCCCTTTGCTGTGCAGCACTCTTCTCTCCCTTAACACTGGGTGAATTACTCCTTTTCACTGTGCACCTGGAAAATAATTAACAatttctcaaaggaaaattaaatttctaaatGAAAGCTGATACGGTAGAAGACCCCTGCTCTTAGAGAAGGATGCCAACAGCTGTGCTGGAGAAGTAGGTAAACTAAAGCTCTCCTGAAAGGCTGCAGCAAAGCCCGCTGCCCCTTCCCGGGGAGACTCGCTGGCATGAAGCACCTGCACCAGCATCCTGGGAGCGTAAGGAGAGACCAGACATGAATCTTGCATTAGGAAGGGAAACATGATCCTCTGCTGTTTTCATCACCTACTCCCTAAAGCGATCTTTCTGTTGGCAGTAAAACGCAAAAATCTGTGGAACACCCTTCCAAACCCCCCAGCTTGCTTCTAAACACAAAACTGAGAATGCCAGAaagccagcagaaaaataatttaacacaCCGTTTGCTTTGAGATCGTTCCTTTTCCAGTAGCTCAGCAGTGACTCAGTaatatctgagaaaaaaaaaggcctttcgTCTGTGTGTGCTTCACTGCTGTGCTTGCTGGAGGCTACGGGGAGAAAGAAAGGCTAGTGGGAGATGATCAAAACAAGAGATGACTCAGTGTTATTTATTCCAGAGGGTGTCAGGGGAGGGCTACTGTGAGGAAGCCATCAGGTCTGGGAGGAGATGCTGCCTCCCAGCAGCTACTGAGAAGCTGGGGAGAAACTGCTGgaattcagaggaaaaacaggCACGAAGGAGAGGATCTTTGTCCTTGGGCATGTTCCCTTGTGGGCAGTGCTGCCTCGTATGGAGCAGCATCCTCAAAAAGAGCTTCATAATGACAAAGGGGTTCCTGTAGTTCACGCTACGCTCACTCCACCCTCTGACCTACAGCAATAAGCCGTGCCCAGGAGGGCAGGTAGGGCTTGCTGTAAGGCCTGCAGGAATATGCAGTGACACTGATTTTTCCAGTGACACAGGGCAGGGGAGAGGGAGCCACAGGAgtcaccagcagctctgctgtcacCTCCCGGGAACCTCTCCAGACACCTCTGCAGTATTTGGGCTGCATGCAGAGAGGtgaaataaatttgatttttcatgCTGCAAACAAAGCCCACAGTATCTACGCTCTCTTGTGAGCTCACAGTGCGAGGGGAAGAGCATGTCAGgccctgctgtgctgcccctgcctgctgctggcgGCAGTCTGGGCTTGGAGTGCTGGCATCAGTCTTGGAAAAGCTCCTGGCAGGCTGCAGCTGTCCTCTCTGTGCTTCTTCAAGATTGCATCACAAGAAGCATCAGCTTATGCTGaggtttttcctcctctccagagAGTAGTAGGTTGCTGAGAGTGTAACCACCTACAGCTGGGAAGGAATGGGCTCAGAAATAGGCTTGGATCCAGGCTTAAATTACAGTGCAAGTGCCCCAGTGTTGGGGACAATGTGCGGGGAGCAAAGCTGCTGGAAGCAAAATATGAATCCTCTCTATTTTGGAGTCACCCAAGGACTTAAAACATAGCAGCAACCCCTCAATGTTGGTTTCAAAGTTATGTTTCTGCTTCTCCCGTAAGTGGATCAGGTACCGAAGCACCGACAGCATTCACATGTAATTATAGTGTTGCTGCTGATCTGGCAGCTGGCAGGTCTGGATGGGCAGAGGATGCTTGCTGGCTCAGCAATTAGCTACCCGGGCTGCAACCGAAGACATTTGCTCCTCTGATCCCATGCCTGCTGCTCCATTGGAACCATACCAGAGCTGGCATGAACCTTTTGTTGTACTGGAGACTTCTGAGGAACCGCTGTTTATCTTGAAACCTTGTACCGCTGCTCCTGCTGCGTCTCCTGTCCAGGAATTCCTGGCAGGGCAGCAGATGAGTCAGGTGTTTTGGATGATGAAAATCCAGCAAATCTAAATTTGCCACTGGACTGGTCAGCACATTCCCTGTCAGCGGACAGAACTCTATGCATGCAAACTCCTGTTTGTAAATTCGGTGTCCAGGATGTGTGCGGAACCCATGGCACTGCCAGCCTGGGTCAAAGCTAGGCCACTtccaggtgctgctgctccatgtgcCATGGGTGGCAAATGTGCTTGGTGCCTCTTAGCCATGGCACACGTGCAGGTTGCAGGTTTTGGCTGGCCATTTGTTCAAAGTACCTTCCTGTGGCTACTGCCAACACCTGTAACAGTATGGTTTTCGCTGTGAAACACTTCAGCTCAAAGTCATTTAGAGGAAAGGACAGAGTTTCTCACAATCGAGCTGCTTTGGCAACTCAACGCTTGGTAGGATGTGAACTCAGGCAAAATTGTATTCACCGTCAGTCACAGAATGCATTGACTGGCATATCTGCTGCCAGACCCACCACCCTGCACAGGAAACACCTATCCAACAGGCTGTGAACAGCAAACGGCACACATCACTTCTgtgaaagctattttttctaAGCGTGCTTGGGGAGCAACTTCCTATCAGAATGAAAATCACCCAGCGGAGCGGCAGAATGAGCCCAGGAAGGTGATTGCAAGTCTGCATTATTGCTCTCCCCTTGACGCTGAAATGAGGATAAGGAGTGTGGCAGCAAACCAGGcagggaggggctgtggggagccgGGCTGCCTTTGGGGCCCAGACACAACCAGCAGCTTTTGGAGAGGAACACGCTCACTGGCCTCACGTGTAGCAAGGCATGAGGGTATTAAGCTGGCTATGCTTGAATGAAATCTTGCCTTACACTCATGACTAATTAAACGCTAGCTTTTAACGATG from the Cuculus canorus isolate bCucCan1 chromosome 9, bCucCan1.pri, whole genome shotgun sequence genome contains:
- the CCDC195 gene encoding putative coiled-coil domain-containing protein 195; this translates as MEGNIHLLQVIHKMRSQINKLERENRALRGELQICGQRVVPSARDAAREGGNNDMRSLANGGEGPADSPALLHRSIMTSPAPAPKNQTDTTMTVRRYSTASPAPGPSNMKSGWAGKRSPSNGLPNTPGSALAPAPPSAAQLIIGEEKGLERTPANSLSHSPSSKMKLFQEHVYKCRGKVKAISFLLPMDMSSSAERQGSLQSPQNHSTKQLTAMVEKDM